The following coding sequences lie in one Cyanobacterium sp. Dongsha4 genomic window:
- a CDS encoding hybrid sensor histidine kinase/response regulator, with translation MPKKQVILIVDDDPNNFDVIEGLLYKYDYKLFYTSSGKSALAQIDSIKPDLILLDVMMPEMNGMEVCQIVKGKKEWQCIPIIMVTALNDKNDLAQCLEMGADDFISKPVNGIELAARVQSMLRIKSQYDSLQEMLKLREEMTSIIVHDLRNPLANIILCAGILKMPNLSQEIYGQKLEEINNSGDVLNNQIDTLLQMAKIQSGKLVLAYKETNLNDLLNSELNSFRNIAQSRNIDLVLNIPDTVKSFSLDSQLIRRVLQNLLSNAIKFSPENSKVICALNYYDNDSFEIKIIDSGKTISDQQKELIFEKYQIGEPVKGAKQIGLGLSFCKMAIEAHNGTIRVENNPEGKGNVFVIKI, from the coding sequence ATGCCGAAAAAACAAGTTATTTTAATTGTGGATGATGACCCTAATAATTTTGATGTTATTGAGGGTTTATTGTATAAATATGATTATAAATTATTTTATACCTCTAGTGGAAAGAGTGCTTTAGCTCAAATTGACAGTATCAAACCAGATTTAATTTTATTGGATGTGATGATGCCAGAAATGAATGGCATGGAAGTGTGTCAAATTGTCAAAGGAAAAAAAGAATGGCAATGTATTCCCATTATTATGGTAACGGCTTTAAACGATAAAAATGATTTAGCTCAATGTTTGGAAATGGGAGCGGATGATTTTATCAGCAAACCAGTAAATGGTATTGAATTAGCGGCGAGAGTTCAATCTATGTTAAGAATCAAAAGCCAATATGATTCATTACAAGAAATGCTGAAGTTAAGGGAAGAAATGACTAGCATAATCGTTCATGATTTACGAAATCCTTTAGCAAATATTATTCTTTGTGCAGGGATATTAAAAATGCCCAATTTATCTCAAGAAATTTATGGACAAAAATTAGAAGAAATTAATAATTCTGGTGATGTTTTAAACAATCAAATTGACACTCTTTTACAAATGGCAAAAATTCAGTCGGGAAAACTGGTTTTAGCTTATAAAGAGACGAATCTCAATGATTTATTAAATAGTGAATTAAATAGTTTTCGGAATATTGCTCAATCTCGTAATATTGATTTAGTTTTAAATATTCCTGATACGGTGAAAAGTTTTTCTTTAGATTCTCAGTTAATCCGTCGTGTTTTACAGAATTTACTATCTAATGCTATTAAGTTTTCTCCTGAAAATAGTAAGGTAATTTGTGCATTAAATTATTATGATAATGATAGTTTTGAGATTAAAATTATTGATTCTGGGAAAACCATTTCTGACCAACAAAAAGAGTTAATTTTTGAGAAATATCAAATTGGAGAACCTGTCAAGGGAGCAAAACAAATCGGTTTAGGTTTATCTTTTTGTAAAATGGCGATCGAAGCTCATAATGGAACTATTAGAGTGGAAAATAATCCCGAAGGAAAGGGAAATGTATTTGTTATCAAAATTTGA
- a CDS encoding type ISP restriction/modification enzyme: MDVNYYLQEIENILQKGSERSHYPTLKTFIDTAMLGINTVIEEKGNQAGIPDFTVRKNNRVIGYIEAKKISENLDLILETEQLKRYLDSAIALNFVLTNFLEFRWYKNGKLQQKIVIGEVKNNQIIATKESDKFIDLIHNFLSNEGKIINNYTELAMEMATVTKALCYSIESALKQENETGELRQLKLVFQDLLLPDLDSNNFADMYAQTIAYGLFTARIGHHERSLFSSPPIRGGEGGLKPLNKGERSPLTPLSKGGINQEFNAETASYYLSDNIPFLKGLFDTVISTNIAKKIQWSISLLIELLANADMANILENFGRETKREDPVVHFYETFLSAYSAKLRKNRGVYYTPEPVVYFIVKAVNDVLETYFYLDDGLANTHVNILDPATGTGTFLYEIIKQIYENFNRYGVRNWHELLKQKRVLKRLFGFELLMTPYTIAHLKLGLLLKTLGYRFQEKERLNIFLTNSLDEGIKKSELLFAEYISQEANQAAEVKTETPINVVIGNPPYAGHSANKGSWIDGLIKDYYQVDGMDLNEKNPKWLQDDYVKFIRFGQWRIEKTGAGILAFVTNHGYLDNPTFRGMRQQLMNSFDCIYLINLHGNAKKKEVSPDGTPDKNVFDIQQGVAIIIAVKDIPKDKSFLTFKGEPHTIKNGIYYYDMWGSRESKYEQLKELNLYEINWETVNPQSPFYLFTPQDTFLLEEYNQGWKITDIMPINVLGFQTHRDHFAIDFDREKLYHRIEEMRDKNISDDEYYEKYNLKDNRDWKLKKARQEIKNDPQWEDKLIDCLYRPFDWRFCYFSDTIMDRPRRELINHVMGKDNLCLLASRQQANVGYYHCLVTNKPANDCVISTISREANQVFPLYIYPDTENGQILTQQEEKQANFSPKFIKAITNKLGYTPSPEMIFYYIYAVLHSPHYRQRYAQFLKIDFPRIPLPKNQDLFKQLAEKGEILVNLHLMKNLPDIKTTISNFISNDNLPIFTQEKGDFHYQGDGKNEVKQIKYDENKQQVIINKDCYFCGVNKSLWEFKIGGYQVLEKWLKDRKKENLSLTEKDIIHYQNILIVLQNTMEVMREIDDIYKF; encoded by the coding sequence ATGGATGTTAATTATTATCTCCAAGAAATAGAAAATATTTTACAAAAGGGTAGTGAAAGAAGTCATTATCCTACTCTAAAAACTTTTATTGATACCGCTATGTTAGGGATTAATACGGTTATTGAAGAAAAAGGTAATCAAGCAGGTATCCCCGATTTTACTGTTAGAAAAAATAATCGTGTTATTGGTTATATTGAAGCTAAAAAAATCAGCGAAAATTTAGATTTAATTCTCGAAACTGAACAACTTAAACGTTATTTAGATAGTGCGATCGCACTTAACTTTGTTTTAACTAATTTTTTAGAATTTCGTTGGTATAAAAACGGTAAATTACAGCAAAAAATTGTTATTGGTGAGGTTAAGAATAATCAAATTATCGCCACAAAAGAATCTGATAAATTCATTGATTTAATCCATAATTTTCTTAGTAATGAAGGGAAAATAATTAACAACTATACTGAGTTAGCTATGGAAATGGCAACAGTAACAAAAGCCCTTTGTTATAGTATTGAATCTGCTTTAAAACAAGAAAATGAAACAGGAGAATTAAGACAATTAAAGTTAGTATTTCAGGATTTATTATTACCTGATTTAGATAGCAATAATTTTGCTGATATGTACGCTCAAACTATTGCCTACGGCTTATTTACCGCTAGAATTGGGCATCATGAAAGATCCCTTTTTTCTTCCCCCCCTATTAGGGGAGGCGAGGGGGGGTTAAAACCTCTTAATAAGGGTGAAAGATCCCCCCTAACCCCCCTTAGCAAGGGGGGAATTAATCAGGAGTTTAATGCGGAAACGGCTAGTTATTATTTAAGTGATAATATCCCCTTTTTAAAAGGTTTATTTGATACCGTTATTAGTACCAATATCGCTAAAAAAATTCAATGGTCAATTTCCCTTTTGATCGAACTTTTAGCTAATGCGGATATGGCTAATATTTTAGAAAATTTTGGGCGAGAAACAAAAAGAGAAGATCCCGTTGTCCATTTTTACGAAACTTTTTTATCTGCTTATTCTGCTAAATTAAGAAAAAATCGTGGTGTTTATTATACTCCCGAACCTGTCGTTTATTTCATTGTCAAAGCCGTTAATGATGTCTTAGAAACTTACTTCTATTTAGATGATGGTTTAGCTAATACCCATGTTAATATTTTAGATCCTGCTACGGGTACAGGTACTTTTTTATACGAGATAATTAAGCAAATTTACGAAAATTTTAACCGTTATGGTGTCAGAAATTGGCACGAATTATTAAAACAAAAACGAGTCTTAAAAAGATTATTTGGTTTTGAGTTATTGATGACTCCTTATACCATTGCTCATTTAAAATTAGGTTTATTATTAAAAACTTTAGGTTATCGTTTTCAAGAGAAAGAAAGACTTAATATTTTTCTCACTAATAGCTTAGATGAAGGTATCAAAAAATCAGAATTACTATTTGCTGAATATATCTCCCAAGAGGCAAACCAAGCCGCCGAAGTTAAAACAGAAACTCCTATTAATGTTGTCATTGGTAATCCCCCTTATGCTGGACATTCCGCCAATAAAGGCAGTTGGATTGATGGTTTAATCAAAGATTATTACCAAGTGGATGGCATGGATTTAAACGAAAAAAATCCGAAATGGTTGCAAGATGACTATGTAAAATTTATCAGATTTGGGCAGTGGAGAATCGAGAAAACTGGAGCGGGAATTTTAGCTTTTGTTACTAATCATGGTTATTTAGATAACCCAACTTTTCGGGGAATGCGTCAACAGTTAATGAATAGTTTTGACTGCATTTATTTAATTAATTTACATGGTAATGCGAAGAAAAAAGAAGTTTCTCCCGATGGCACTCCTGATAAAAATGTCTTTGATATTCAACAGGGAGTTGCTATAATTATCGCCGTTAAAGATATTCCTAAAGACAAGAGTTTTTTAACTTTTAAAGGTGAACCTCATACTATCAAAAATGGGATTTATTATTATGATATGTGGGGTAGTCGTGAGAGTAAATATGAACAGTTAAAAGAGTTAAATTTGTATGAGATTAACTGGGAAACTGTTAACCCTCAATCGCCTTTTTATCTTTTTACTCCTCAAGATACTTTTTTGTTAGAAGAATATAATCAAGGGTGGAAAATTACCGATATTATGCCTATTAATGTCTTAGGTTTTCAAACTCATCGAGATCATTTCGCTATTGATTTTGATCGAGAAAAATTATATCATCGCATTGAGGAAATGAGAGATAAAAATATTTCTGATGATGAATATTACGAAAAATATAATTTAAAAGATAACCGAGATTGGAAACTAAAAAAAGCACGTCAAGAGATTAAAAATGATCCACAATGGGAAGATAAATTAATTGATTGTTTATATCGTCCTTTTGATTGGCGTTTCTGTTATTTTAGTGATACGATAATGGATCGTCCTAGACGTGAATTAATTAATCATGTTATGGGTAAAGATAATCTATGTTTATTAGCTTCAAGACAACAAGCAAATGTAGGTTATTATCATTGTTTAGTAACAAATAAACCAGCTAATGATTGCGTTATTTCTACAATCAGTAGAGAAGCAAATCAAGTATTTCCCCTTTATATTTATCCTGATACAGAAAATGGACAAATTTTAACGCAACAAGAAGAAAAACAAGCTAATTTTTCTCCTAAATTTATTAAAGCAATTACTAATAAGTTAGGCTATACTCCTTCCCCTGAAATGATTTTTTATTATATTTATGCAGTTTTACATTCTCCTCATTATCGTCAAAGATATGCCCAATTTTTAAAGATAGATTTTCCCCGTATTCCTCTGCCTAAGAATCAAGACTTGTTTAAGCAATTAGCAGAAAAAGGAGAGATTTTAGTTAATCTTCATCTGATGAAAAATTTACCTGATATTAAAACTACTATTTCTAACTTTATCAGTAATGACAATTTACCAATTTTTACCCAAGAAAAGGGAGATTTTCACTATCAAGGGGATGGTAAAAATGAGGTGAAGCAGATTAAATATGATGAAAATAAACAACAAGTTATAATTAATAAAGACTGTTATTTTTGTGGTGTTAATAAGTCGTTATGGGAGTTTAAAATTGGCGGTTATCAGGTGTTGGAAAAATGGTTAAAGGATAGAAAAAAAGAAAATCTTAGTCTCACGGAAAAGGATATTATTCACTATCAAAATATTTTAATTGTTTTACAGAATACAATGGAAGTTATGAGGGAAATTGATGATATTTATAAATTCTGA
- a CDS encoding Ni/Fe hydrogenase subunit alpha has translation MGKTVVIDPVTRIEGHAKISIYLDDQGEVNDARFHVVEFRGFEKFCEGRPMFEMAGITARICGICPVSHLLASAKTGDKILGVKILPSAEKLRRLMNLAQITQSHALSFFHLSSPDFLLGWDSNPSTRNVFGLMAAEPDLARAGIRLRSFGQNIIELLGARKIHAAWAVPGGVRSPLSESGRQWIMENLPEAKQTTELALNLLKKLLDSQLTTEIDTFGKFDSLFMSLVADNGNWEHYGGHIRFVDSQGNIVADKLSEDDYQDYLGEAVENWSYLKFPYYKPLGYPDGIYRVGPLARLNVCDRIGTPQADQELQEFRHRAGGRVATSSFFYHYARLLEIVACLEQIEILMDDPDLLSPRVRSQAGINFLEGIGVSEAPRGTLFHHYQVDENGLIKKVNLIIATGQNNLAMNKTVTQIAKHYIHGHDIPEEMLNRVEAGIRCFDPCLSCSTHAIGQMPLQIELVSSKGEVINTCQRD, from the coding sequence ATGGGTAAAACTGTTGTTATCGATCCTGTAACTCGCATCGAAGGTCATGCCAAAATATCCATTTATTTAGATGATCAAGGAGAAGTAAATGATGCCCGTTTTCATGTGGTAGAATTTCGGGGTTTTGAAAAATTCTGCGAAGGTCGCCCCATGTTTGAAATGGCTGGAATTACCGCCCGTATTTGTGGTATTTGTCCTGTTAGTCATCTTCTCGCCTCCGCCAAAACTGGGGATAAAATTCTCGGTGTTAAAATTCTTCCCAGTGCGGAAAAACTGCGCCGTTTAATGAATTTAGCACAAATTACCCAATCCCACGCCCTTTCATTTTTCCATCTCAGTAGCCCCGATTTTCTCCTCGGTTGGGATAGCAACCCCTCAACCCGTAACGTTTTCGGCTTAATGGCGGCTGAACCTGATTTGGCTCGTGCTGGTATTCGTTTACGCAGTTTTGGACAGAATATAATTGAACTATTGGGAGCAAGAAAAATCCATGCGGCATGGGCTGTACCGGGGGGAGTGCGATCGCCTCTTTCTGAATCTGGGCGACAATGGATTATGGAAAATCTCCCAGAAGCGAAGCAAACCACTGAATTAGCTTTAAATCTGCTTAAAAAGCTCTTAGATAGTCAATTAACCACAGAAATTGATACTTTTGGCAAATTTGACTCTTTATTTATGAGTTTGGTGGCAGATAACGGTAATTGGGAACACTACGGCGGACATATTCGCTTTGTGGATAGTCAAGGAAATATAGTTGCCGATAAGCTCAGTGAGGACGATTATCAAGATTATTTGGGGGAAGCGGTGGAAAATTGGTCTTATCTCAAGTTTCCTTATTACAAACCTTTGGGCTATCCTGATGGTATTTACAGAGTGGGTCCTCTTGCCCGTTTAAATGTGTGCGATCGCATCGGTACACCTCAAGCAGATCAGGAATTACAGGAATTTCGTCACCGTGCAGGAGGGCGAGTAGCAACTTCCTCTTTCTTCTATCATTATGCCCGTTTGTTAGAAATTGTTGCTTGTTTAGAACAGATTGAAATACTTATGGATGATCCTGACTTATTATCCCCCAGAGTGCGATCGCAAGCAGGAATTAACTTTTTAGAAGGTATTGGGGTGAGTGAAGCCCCTCGTGGTACACTATTCCATCATTATCAAGTGGACGAAAACGGCTTAATCAAAAAGGTTAACCTGATTATTGCCACAGGGCAAAATAATTTAGCCATGAATAAAACCGTCACCCAGATAGCCAAACATTACATTCATGGTCATGATATACCAGAAGAAATGCTCAACCGTGTAGAAGCAGGAATACGCTGTTTTGACCCCTGTTTGAGTTGTTCCACCCATGCCATCGGACAAATGCCCTTACAAATCGAATTAGTGTCTTCCAAGGGAGAAGTTATCAATACCTGTCAAAGAGATTAA
- a CDS encoding Uma2 family endonuclease, translated as MLLALEKINVLEGQTLVINDVDWKQFEQILEELGEKRNSRIAYHHYTLEIMTPSLEYELDKVLITTLLEIILEELDIDFLCLGSTTFKSEILQKGLEPDNCFYIQNEAKIRGKKRIDLTIDPPPDLAIEIDLTSRTYPHIYSALGVPELWRFEKGNLQINFLENGQYIEVESSPIFPNIPLKTLIPEFVNQCKTQGRNKTVRAFRALIKDYTIK; from the coding sequence ATGCTTTTAGCCTTAGAAAAAATTAACGTTTTAGAAGGTCAAACTCTAGTTATAAATGATGTTGACTGGAAGCAATTTGAACAAATATTAGAAGAATTAGGAGAAAAAAGAAATAGTAGAATTGCCTATCATCATTACACCCTAGAAATTATGACTCCATCCCTAGAATATGAACTAGATAAAGTTTTAATTACCACTTTATTAGAGATTATTTTAGAGGAATTAGACATTGATTTTTTGTGTTTAGGTTCAACTACTTTTAAAAGTGAAATCTTGCAAAAAGGACTCGAACCTGATAACTGTTTTTATATTCAAAATGAAGCCAAAATTAGGGGGAAAAAAAGAATAGATTTAACCATTGATCCTCCTCCAGATTTAGCTATAGAAATTGACTTGACATCTCGTACTTATCCTCATATTTACTCGGCTTTAGGTGTTCCTGAATTGTGGCGTTTTGAAAAGGGTAATTTACAGATTAATTTTCTTGAAAATGGTCAATATATAGAGGTAGAATCTAGCCCTATTTTTCCTAATATTCCCTTAAAAACATTAATTCCAGAATTTGTAAATCAGTGTAAAACTCAAGGAAGAAATAAAACCGTTAGAGCTTTTCGGGCTTTAATTAAAGATTATACAATAAAATAA
- a CDS encoding PAS domain S-box protein, with protein sequence MSSFSFSLGYQLPYFPVAFISADESFSSVLSLSEGHPHNSIFFVVQKQGEKSSSWHNSLGILVGKNLCKYHQNSEKKNCLKVENLNLLPIVSVKKSELANLFIVLYKFISSGSDYLAIINNNNDIVGVLVRQDFQDYIEKHTKLNYQEMERLISQLNLTIAEDISEKKEDNKQKKIFINNSKNNQITKQNSSDTIYHLYKIISEHREQERYWHKLIEGAAAISGKDFIYKIAEYISINFDVDYVFITEKKEQYLETLVFLVNGKIQNNFCFPCTNFPCGKAVQEGIFTCQNNLRSIFHDNEFLNNLEMEGFAGVQLINGSNEVIGGLSVGSKSFIPKIKLEMIANILQVFAARISSELEREKAVIELTNLQQQLKNEIITKTTQLEIKEQKYRTLIENFPGIVYSCLNDNFWTMEFISGEILNITGYYPEEVTDNKLITYADLIHPDDRDTVNELIQKSLQRRDIFTVEYRLQHRDGSIRWVYEKGQGVYDFQGNLIHLCGAIIDVSDRKLAEEALKQSEKDLFNAKEMLELVLNTIPQRVFWKNTQSVLLGCNQAFADDFDSTISELQGKHTNEICFKSEDAYKYQQCDCEVISNDKPIYKLQDICHRKDGSIMYIESSKFPLKNNEGEIIGILGTYQDITKRKEYEAKLAQENSFNRQILENMAEGLCVCSEISDFPYIRFSVWNHKMEEITGYTLEQINQKGWYQSLYPDPNLREKAIERMNRMRQGEHIYKEVWRIIRADGQPRLIQISTCFIEKMDGSTHILALMQDVTEQKRAEKALKQSENRYRKIVETANEGIWVLNQKGITTFVNRTLADMLGYSVENIRGKSFLSFMEDSEKVFAQQLFEKRIQGVSEQHDFKFVRADGSPLWAIVSTSPIFSDEGEFMGALGMITDISDRKFIESHISELSKRLQLAVESAEIGIWELDLKTQKLTWDEQMYRLYNVPIGTPCRYETWSNALHPEDFEDTVNLFERACLGLAEYDTVFRIINSSGTTVYIKANGILEKDQEGNPLKIIGVNYDITAQKEAEKILRESNENLEKINIELEKTTRMKDEFLASMSHELRTPLNSILGLSEALQEQVFGSLNQKQLDSLNNIHRSGKHLLDLINDILDLAKIESGKTEFNFSLVDVVSLSLDSFNFIRYLAEKKNITLTFTNEIPPTHKLCQIDERRIRQALINLLNNGIKFTPEGGKIELKINLVTQLSLTSEKSETDETFIHFSVTDTGIGIAEENISKLFQTFVQIDSSLNRQYAGTGLGLALVKRIVDAHGGFVGVESEINQGSCFSFYIPYSKEIKQEYHSAFWHPQNPHRVNLFTKKKIKGNDDYLFDSMGLESNSDNSEQKIGVKNVKNLILLVDDDEENIYAVSDYLQIKGFSLEVAKNGKDALNKLEDINPCIILMDIQMPELDGFETIRLIKENPRWQNIPIVAVTALAMTGDKEKCINAGADDYLSKPFRLKDLIEKINKVLS encoded by the coding sequence ATGTCTTCTTTTTCTTTTTCCCTAGGGTATCAACTACCATATTTTCCCGTTGCTTTTATCTCCGCAGATGAATCTTTTTCTAGTGTACTTTCTTTAAGTGAAGGACATCCTCATAATAGTATTTTTTTTGTTGTTCAGAAGCAGGGAGAAAAATCCTCTTCTTGGCATAATTCTTTGGGAATTTTAGTTGGTAAAAATTTATGTAAATATCATCAAAATTCAGAAAAAAAGAATTGTTTAAAAGTAGAAAATCTCAATTTATTGCCTATTGTCTCTGTTAAAAAGTCAGAATTAGCAAATCTTTTCATTGTTCTTTATAAATTTATTTCTTCGGGAAGTGATTATTTAGCAATTATTAATAATAATAACGACATTGTCGGAGTTTTAGTTCGTCAAGATTTTCAAGACTATATTGAGAAACATACAAAGCTAAATTATCAGGAAATGGAGAGGTTAATTAGTCAATTAAATCTCACTATTGCTGAAGATATTAGTGAGAAAAAAGAAGATAATAAACAGAAAAAAATATTTATTAATAACAGTAAAAATAATCAAATTACAAAGCAAAATAGTTCAGATACTATTTACCATCTTTATAAAATTATTAGTGAACATAGAGAACAAGAAAGATACTGGCATAAATTAATCGAAGGTGCGGCGGCTATATCAGGTAAAGATTTTATTTATAAAATAGCAGAATATATAAGCATTAATTTTGATGTTGACTATGTATTTATTACAGAAAAAAAAGAGCAATATCTTGAAACTTTAGTATTTTTGGTTAACGGTAAAATTCAAAATAACTTTTGTTTTCCTTGTACAAATTTTCCTTGTGGAAAAGCAGTTCAAGAGGGAATATTTACTTGCCAAAATAATTTGAGAAGCATTTTTCATGATAATGAATTCCTCAACAACTTAGAAATGGAAGGATTTGCAGGTGTTCAGCTAATTAACGGTAGTAATGAGGTAATTGGTGGGTTGTCGGTGGGTAGCAAGTCATTTATTCCTAAAATTAAATTAGAGATGATTGCTAACATTTTACAAGTGTTTGCCGCCCGTATTAGCTCTGAGTTAGAAAGAGAAAAAGCGGTAATAGAATTAACAAATCTGCAACAACAATTAAAAAATGAAATTATTACAAAAACTACTCAATTAGAAATTAAAGAACAAAAATACCGCACTTTAATTGAGAATTTTCCCGGAATAGTTTATAGCTGTCTCAATGACAATTTTTGGACGATGGAATTTATCAGTGGTGAAATATTGAATATCACTGGTTATTATCCCGAAGAAGTAACCGATAATAAATTGATTACTTATGCTGATTTAATTCACCCAGATGATCGAGATACTGTCAATGAATTAATACAAAAAAGTTTGCAAAGAAGAGATATTTTCACGGTAGAATATCGCTTACAGCATCGTGATGGTAGTATTCGTTGGGTTTATGAAAAAGGTCAGGGTGTTTATGATTTTCAAGGGAATTTGATCCATTTATGCGGTGCAATCATTGATGTGAGCGATCGCAAATTGGCAGAAGAGGCATTGAAACAAAGCGAAAAAGACCTATTCAATGCAAAAGAAATGTTAGAGTTGGTTTTAAATACCATTCCTCAAAGAGTTTTTTGGAAAAACACCCAATCAGTGCTTCTCGGATGTAATCAGGCTTTTGCTGATGATTTTGATTCAACTATTTCAGAGTTACAAGGAAAACATACTAATGAAATTTGTTTTAAGTCAGAAGATGCTTATAAATATCAACAATGTGACTGTGAAGTAATTAGTAACGATAAACCAATATATAAACTTCAGGATATTTGTCACCGAAAAGATGGGTCTATTATGTACATTGAAAGCAGTAAGTTTCCCCTGAAAAATAACGAAGGCGAAATTATCGGCATTTTGGGTACTTATCAAGATATAACTAAAAGGAAAGAATATGAAGCAAAACTAGCGCAGGAAAATAGCTTTAACCGACAAATACTGGAAAACATGGCAGAAGGGTTGTGTGTTTGTTCTGAAATATCTGATTTTCCTTACATCCGTTTTAGTGTCTGGAATCATAAGATGGAGGAAATTACAGGTTACACCCTTGAGCAAATCAATCAAAAAGGTTGGTATCAAAGTCTTTATCCTGACCCTAATTTGCGAGAAAAAGCCATTGAAAGAATGAACAGAATGCGTCAAGGGGAACATATTTATAAAGAAGTATGGCGTATTATTCGGGCAGATGGTCAACCTCGCTTAATTCAAATTAGCACCTGTTTTATAGAAAAAATGGATGGTAGCACCCATATTCTCGCCTTAATGCAGGATGTAACAGAACAAAAACGAGCAGAAAAAGCCTTAAAACAAAGTGAGAATCGTTATCGTAAGATTGTAGAAACAGCTAATGAAGGTATTTGGGTTCTTAATCAAAAGGGTATAACTACTTTTGTAAATCGAACTTTAGCGGATATGTTGGGTTACTCTGTGGAGAATATTCGGGGTAAATCTTTTTTGAGTTTTATGGAGGATTCAGAGAAGGTTTTTGCTCAACAATTATTTGAAAAACGCATACAAGGAGTCTCAGAACAACATGACTTTAAATTTGTCAGAGCAGATGGTTCACCTCTATGGGCGATCGTATCTACTAGCCCTATTTTTAGTGATGAAGGTGAATTTATGGGGGCTTTAGGTATGATAACCGATATTAGCGATCGCAAATTTATTGAAAGTCATATCAGCGAATTATCAAAAAGATTACAATTAGCAGTGGAATCGGCTGAAATTGGTATTTGGGAACTAGATTTAAAAACCCAAAAACTAACTTGGGATGAACAGATGTATAGACTTTATAATGTACCCATTGGCACACCCTGCCGTTATGAAACTTGGTCTAATGCCTTACATCCAGAAGATTTTGAAGATACCGTCAACTTATTTGAAAGAGCGTGTTTAGGTTTAGCAGAATATGATACTGTTTTCCGAATTATAAACTCCAGTGGCACAACAGTATATATTAAAGCAAATGGAATACTTGAGAAAGATCAAGAGGGTAACCCCTTAAAAATAATTGGGGTAAATTACGACATAACCGCACAAAAAGAAGCCGAAAAAATCCTCAGAGAGAGTAACGAAAACTTAGAAAAAATTAACATTGAACTAGAAAAAACCACTCGCATGAAAGATGAATTTTTAGCGAGTATGAGCCATGAATTACGAACTCCCTTAAATAGTATTTTAGGTCTATCTGAAGCCTTACAAGAACAAGTATTTGGCAGTTTAAATCAAAAACAATTAGACTCCCTCAATAATATTCATCGTAGTGGCAAACATTTACTAGATTTAATTAACGATATTCTCGATTTAGCAAAAATAGAATCAGGCAAAACAGAATTTAATTTTAGTTTAGTTGATGTAGTTAGTTTGTCCTTAGATAGCTTCAATTTTATTCGATATTTAGCAGAGAAAAAAAATATTACCCTCACCTTCACCAATGAAATTCCCCCCACTCACAAACTTTGTCAAATAGATGAAAGACGTATTCGACAAGCCTTAATCAACCTACTCAATAACGGTATTAAATTTACACCTGAAGGGGGAAAAATAGAATTAAAAATCAATTTAGTTACCCAACTTAGCTTAACATCCGAAAAATCAGAAACCGATGAAACTTTTATTCATTTCTCTGTTACTGATACAGGTATTGGTATTGCAGAAGAAAATATAAGCAAATTATTTCAAACTTTTGTACAAATAGATAGTAGTCTTAATCGTCAATATGCTGGTACTGGTTTAGGTTTAGCATTAGTCAAACGTATTGTTGATGCTCACGGTGGTTTCGTTGGTGTAGAAAGTGAAATTAATCAGGGTAGTTGTTTTTCCTTTTATATTCCCTATTCCAAAGAGATAAAACAAGAATATCATTCCGCTTTTTGGCATCCTCAAAATCCCCACAGAGTTAATTTATTTACCAAGAAAAAGATTAAGGGAAATGATGATTATTTATTCGACAGTATGGGCTTAGAATCTAATTCCGATAATTCTGAACAAAAAATAGGCGTTAAAAATGTTAAAAATTTAATTTTGTTAGTAGATGATGACGAGGAAAATATTTATGCCGTTTCTGATTATCTGCAAATAAAAGGTTTTTCTTTAGAAGTTGCCAAAAATGGCAAGGATGCTTTAAATAAGTTAGAAGATATTAATCCCTGTATAATTTTAATGGACATTCAAATGCCCGAACTTGATGGTTTTGAAACAATTAGGTTAATTAAAGAAAATCCCCGTTGGCAAAATATTCCCATTGTTGCCGTAACCGCCTTGGCTATGACAGGGGATAAAGAAAAATGTATAAATGCTGGTGCAGACGATTATCTATCTAAGCCTTTTCGCTTAAAAGATTTAATTGAAAAAATTAACAAAGTCTTATCTTAA